In the Chroococcidiopsis sp. TS-821 genome, one interval contains:
- a CDS encoding Tab2/Atab2 family RNA-binding protein, which yields MAQIVWQADFYRRPLRDAAGQTLWELLVCDSNRTIEFVALCPQSQVNAHWLVEQLQLVADKMPDVIQVFRPQSLSLITAAGEQLGIKVEATRRTDALKQWLQERSPLYRNMDNYTGEAYDLLTIEKPPPTPLPEKLWGEQWRFAALSAKDVEEAFQERPIPILSMPSKLMPLQLGLASHIAVPGVIIYGGRQSMRLARWLQEANPVALNYITGSPDGLVLEAGLVERWIVATFEDREVATAAQNYEQRKQHSKGLHFLLVQPDDSDITFSGFWLLRQD from the coding sequence ATGGCTCAAATCGTTTGGCAAGCTGATTTTTATCGCCGTCCGTTGCGGGATGCAGCTGGACAAACTTTGTGGGAGTTACTCGTTTGTGACTCGAATCGCACAATTGAATTTGTCGCGCTGTGTCCCCAATCGCAAGTTAACGCACATTGGCTTGTGGAACAATTGCAGCTTGTTGCGGATAAAATGCCAGATGTCATCCAGGTGTTTCGTCCGCAGTCACTTAGTCTCATTACCGCTGCTGGAGAACAACTCGGAATTAAGGTTGAAGCAACGCGAAGAACAGATGCTTTAAAACAATGGTTGCAGGAGCGATCGCCCCTTTACCGCAACATGGATAATTACACAGGGGAAGCTTACGACCTTTTAACAATTGAAAAGCCACCACCAACACCACTACCTGAAAAACTTTGGGGCGAACAGTGGCGTTTTGCTGCGCTGAGTGCCAAAGATGTGGAAGAAGCGTTTCAAGAACGCCCTATCCCAATTTTGAGTATGCCATCCAAACTCATGCCATTACAGTTAGGATTGGCTTCTCATATCGCTGTACCAGGTGTCATTATCTATGGCGGACGGCAATCGATGCGTTTAGCTCGTTGGTTACAAGAGGCAAATCCTGTAGCACTCAACTATATCACTGGCTCTCCTGATGGTTTAGTGTTAGAAGCAGGTTTAGTAGAACGGTGGATTGTAGCAACGTTTGAGGATAGAGAAGTGGCGACGGCTGCTCAAAATTACGAACAGCGCAAACAACACAGCAAAGGATTGCATTTTTTGCTCGTGCAGCCTGATGATTCTGATATTACATTTAGTGGTTTTTGGCTACTACGCCAGGACTAA